One part of the Microbacterium aurugineum genome encodes these proteins:
- the gcvPA gene encoding aminomethyl-transferring glycine dehydrogenase subunit GcvPA — protein sequence MTAPFVHPYIPNTAPESRAAMLAAVGAASVDEFYADIPAGLRLGRPLDLPAPFVAEQDLARHVRALLARNRSTHERLSFLGAGTYHHYVPAVVDEVIGRSEFLTAYAGEPYEDHGRFQALFQYQSLMAELLEMDVVNVPTYDGYQATATGLTMSGRLTGRGRVLVVSDVLPAKLAKVHDYVRAHLTLEHLPTVGGTADVDAIRAALGDDVAAVWVETPSATGAVEAALQDIADAAHAVGAVLVVGTDPIGYGVLAPPAVSGADIVTGDIQSLGLHQWFGGAHGGFIAVHDDPRFVMEMPSRLFGLATTDVPGEYGFGDVAYDRTSFAHREEGKEWVGTAAALWGIAAGVYLALMGPAGMAELGEVLLARTRYAQQALAAVPGVSLDDDAVHLREFTVTFSEVTADAVVATLRARGIEPGVVVGEHRLLVCVTELTSQADIDTLAGALADVTASDLAAKEQNR from the coding sequence ATGACCGCCCCGTTCGTGCATCCGTACATCCCCAACACCGCGCCCGAGTCCCGTGCGGCGATGCTCGCCGCCGTGGGCGCCGCGTCGGTCGACGAGTTCTACGCCGACATCCCGGCCGGCCTCCGGCTCGGGCGGCCGCTCGATCTGCCCGCCCCGTTCGTCGCGGAACAGGACCTCGCCCGCCACGTGCGCGCACTGCTCGCCAGGAACCGCTCGACGCACGAGCGGCTGAGCTTCCTCGGCGCCGGCACCTACCACCACTACGTACCGGCGGTCGTCGACGAGGTCATCGGACGCAGCGAGTTCCTGACCGCCTACGCGGGCGAGCCCTATGAGGACCACGGCCGCTTCCAGGCGCTGTTCCAGTACCAGTCGCTGATGGCCGAGCTGCTCGAGATGGACGTCGTGAACGTGCCGACCTACGACGGCTACCAGGCGACCGCGACCGGCCTCACCATGTCGGGGCGCCTCACCGGCCGCGGACGGGTGCTGGTCGTGAGCGATGTGCTCCCTGCGAAGCTCGCGAAGGTGCACGACTACGTCCGTGCCCACCTCACGCTCGAGCACCTGCCGACCGTCGGCGGCACCGCCGACGTCGATGCGATCCGCGCCGCGCTGGGCGATGACGTGGCCGCGGTCTGGGTCGAGACGCCCAGCGCCACCGGCGCCGTGGAAGCCGCGCTGCAGGACATCGCGGACGCGGCGCACGCGGTGGGCGCCGTGCTCGTGGTCGGCACCGACCCCATCGGCTACGGCGTCCTCGCCCCGCCCGCCGTCTCGGGAGCGGACATCGTCACCGGTGACATCCAGTCCCTCGGCCTGCACCAGTGGTTCGGCGGCGCCCACGGCGGGTTCATCGCCGTCCACGACGACCCGCGGTTCGTGATGGAGATGCCGTCGCGACTGTTCGGGCTCGCGACCACCGACGTTCCCGGCGAGTACGGCTTCGGCGACGTCGCGTACGACCGCACCTCGTTCGCGCATCGCGAGGAGGGGAAGGAATGGGTCGGCACGGCCGCCGCCCTCTGGGGCATCGCCGCCGGGGTCTACCTGGCGCTGATGGGTCCCGCCGGCATGGCGGAGCTCGGCGAGGTGCTGCTCGCCCGCACCCGATACGCCCAGCAGGCGCTCGCCGCGGTTCCTGGCGTCTCGCTCGACGACGACGCCGTGCACCTCCGCGAATTCACCGTGACGTTCAGCGAGGTCACGGCGGACGCGGTCGTCGCGACGCTCCGCGCCCGCGGCATCGAACCCGGCGTGGTCGTGGGCGAGCACCGCCTGCTCGTCTGCGTCACCGAACTCACCTCCCAGGCCGACATCGACACTCTGGCGGGCGCGCTCGCTGACGTCACGGCCTCCGATCTCGCTGCGAAGGAGCAGAACCGATGA
- a CDS encoding beta-galactosidase, producing MTQRGGFVPAPGGDQPARRVRLDALAYGGDYNPDQWSEETWHEDIRLMREAGVNMVSLPVFSWPQLEPEPGVYDWAWLDRILDLLWDAGIAIDLATATATPPSWLLRAHPEMVPWDSDGHRLEFGSRQTYCPSSPIWRENVARMARAMAERYGKHPGLAMWHISNEYGDHTSRCWCPESARHFRRWLQDRYGDLDGLNEAWGVNVWGQRYTSWEHIETPKKAPGPINPTQLLDFERFSSDALRELFQVEIDVLREVTPDIAVTTNFMSMFRDLDYWDFAAIEDVVTDDAYPEPADPTSHVGAALNYGLMRSLKGGQPWLLLESSASATSWRDVNVPKAPGKIRIESLQAVAHGSDAVMFFQWRQAKYGQEKFHSSMLGHRGERSRSFRETKELGNELKRLEPVRGTRVRSRVALVVDWDSWWGTSAVESLPSQRLQWAQQARAWHRALYTLGQPVDAVRATGPFDAYDVIVVPNLYIVEQPQADALRSFVERGGHLVVGPFSGVVDATEKVHDGGAPGPLRDLLGIEVDEQWPIADGLTESIDYAGEILTVPSWSEWLETADDVEVRGRYAGGELDGLPAVTHRAEGRGSAWYVSAMFDAAGLLPVFRDVLRTAGVPAREHTDVEVEAVTRADDTTDYTFYLNHGRAPVTFEIPTPGVDLLTGLRHTDRLELDRYGVAVLAAPRAESIPFATLIPVKEDA from the coding sequence ATGACTCAGAGAGGAGGCTTCGTGCCCGCACCCGGTGGCGACCAGCCCGCCCGACGCGTCCGCCTCGACGCCCTCGCGTACGGCGGCGACTACAACCCCGACCAGTGGTCGGAAGAGACGTGGCACGAAGACATCCGCCTCATGCGCGAGGCCGGCGTGAACATGGTGAGCCTGCCGGTCTTCAGCTGGCCTCAGCTCGAACCCGAGCCCGGCGTCTACGACTGGGCGTGGCTCGACCGCATCCTCGATCTGCTGTGGGACGCCGGCATCGCGATCGACCTCGCCACCGCCACTGCGACCCCGCCGTCCTGGCTGCTGCGGGCCCATCCCGAGATGGTGCCGTGGGATTCCGACGGGCACCGGCTCGAGTTCGGCTCCCGTCAGACCTACTGCCCCTCGTCGCCGATCTGGCGTGAGAACGTCGCCCGCATGGCCCGCGCGATGGCGGAGCGCTACGGGAAGCACCCCGGCCTCGCGATGTGGCACATCTCGAACGAGTACGGCGATCACACCTCACGCTGCTGGTGCCCCGAGTCGGCCAGGCATTTCCGCCGCTGGCTGCAGGATCGCTATGGAGACCTCGACGGGCTGAACGAGGCCTGGGGCGTGAACGTCTGGGGTCAGCGCTACACCTCCTGGGAGCACATCGAGACGCCGAAGAAGGCGCCGGGCCCGATCAACCCGACCCAGCTGTTGGACTTCGAGCGGTTCTCGTCCGACGCCCTGCGGGAGCTGTTCCAGGTGGAGATCGACGTGCTGCGGGAGGTCACGCCCGACATCGCGGTCACCACGAACTTCATGAGCATGTTCCGCGACCTGGACTACTGGGACTTCGCCGCGATCGAAGATGTCGTGACCGACGACGCCTACCCGGAACCCGCCGACCCGACCTCGCATGTCGGAGCCGCCCTCAACTACGGCCTCATGCGCTCGCTCAAGGGCGGACAGCCCTGGCTGCTGCTGGAATCCTCGGCGAGCGCGACCAGCTGGCGCGACGTGAACGTGCCCAAGGCGCCGGGCAAGATCCGCATCGAGAGTCTGCAGGCGGTCGCCCACGGCTCGGATGCCGTCATGTTCTTCCAGTGGCGCCAGGCCAAGTACGGCCAGGAGAAGTTCCACTCCTCGATGCTCGGTCACCGGGGGGAGCGCTCGCGCAGCTTCCGGGAGACCAAGGAGCTGGGCAATGAACTGAAGAGGCTCGAGCCGGTGCGCGGCACCCGGGTGCGCTCGCGCGTGGCGCTGGTCGTGGACTGGGACTCGTGGTGGGGGACCAGCGCCGTGGAGTCGCTGCCCTCGCAGAGACTGCAGTGGGCGCAGCAGGCCCGGGCCTGGCACCGCGCGCTGTACACCCTCGGCCAGCCGGTGGATGCGGTTCGCGCCACGGGGCCGTTCGACGCGTACGACGTGATCGTGGTGCCGAACCTCTACATCGTCGAACAGCCGCAGGCCGACGCGTTGCGCTCCTTCGTGGAGCGCGGAGGACACCTCGTCGTCGGACCGTTCTCGGGAGTGGTGGATGCGACCGAGAAGGTGCACGACGGCGGAGCACCCGGGCCGCTGCGCGATCTTCTGGGCATCGAGGTCGACGAGCAGTGGCCGATCGCCGACGGGCTGACCGAGAGCATCGACTACGCCGGCGAGATCCTGACGGTGCCGTCGTGGAGCGAGTGGCTCGAAACGGCTGACGACGTGGAGGTGCGCGGCCGCTATGCCGGTGGCGAGCTCGACGGTCTGCCCGCCGTGACCCATCGCGCGGAAGGCCGGGGATCCGCCTGGTACGTCAGCGCGATGTTCGACGCCGCAGGTCTGCTTCCGGTGTTCCGCGACGTGCTGCGCACGGCCGGCGTCCCCGCCAGGGAGCACACCGATGTCGAGGTCGAGGCGGTCACCCGCGCCGACGACACCACGGACTACACCTTCTACCTCAACCACGGACGCGCACCCGTGACGTTCGAGATCCCGACCCCGGGAGTCGACCTGCTCACCGGTCTGCGTCATACGGACCGACTGGAGCTCGATCGGTACGGCGTCGCCGTGCTCGCCGCGCCCCGCGCCGAGTCCATCCCCTTTGCCACCCTGATCCCTGTGAAGGAGGACGCATGA
- a CDS encoding GntR family transcriptional regulator, with product MAIERKNLRSQVRQELLTRMRAGLVQPGEGINEVQLATELGVSRTPLREALIALESEGQIESENGKGFRFVPLSASEFRDLAPVMAALESLALELSPPEELRVIGIRLKEMAEAFADELVEHQLVITKDDEWHSVMLSACPNTRLLAVIDNVRSSFHRYESLLVPEDVKVERVAAEHAEIARHLADGDIPGAVDALKLNWMHGMQRILDNATSSYFTA from the coding sequence ATGGCGATCGAACGCAAGAACCTGCGCTCGCAGGTTCGGCAGGAGTTGCTGACCCGTATGCGCGCCGGACTCGTGCAGCCCGGCGAAGGCATCAACGAGGTCCAGCTCGCCACCGAACTCGGCGTGAGCCGCACCCCCCTGCGTGAAGCGCTCATCGCCCTCGAGTCCGAGGGCCAGATCGAGAGCGAGAACGGCAAGGGCTTCCGCTTCGTCCCGCTCAGCGCGTCCGAGTTCCGCGACCTCGCGCCGGTCATGGCTGCACTCGAGAGCCTGGCGCTCGAGCTGAGCCCGCCCGAGGAACTGCGCGTGATCGGGATCCGACTCAAGGAGATGGCCGAAGCCTTCGCCGACGAGCTCGTGGAGCACCAGCTGGTCATCACCAAGGACGACGAGTGGCACAGCGTGATGCTGTCCGCCTGCCCGAACACCCGGCTCCTGGCCGTGATCGACAACGTGCGCAGTTCGTTCCACCGCTACGAGTCCCTGCTGGTCCCCGAAGACGTCAAGGTCGAACGCGTCGCCGCCGAGCACGCCGAGATCGCCCGCCACCTCGCCGACGGCGACATCCCCGGCGCCGTCGACGCCCTCAAGCTCAACTGGATGCACGGCATGCAGCGCATCCTCGACAACGCCACGAGCTCGTACTTCACCGCCTGA
- a CDS encoding amylo-alpha-1,6-glucosidase codes for MMADLAALAGRHLDLVSAPFTLPRSRVLVFRADDGEGVRVHTSEYERRLSECRVLDALIVIGAGGEVLPVTDVHPARVSFGGGAVTLTFADPSTLSLGGAPGSRVRLRRPDGGLEEHPLDRGLGLHVAADRTVAVVHGDHSAALAATEAIWTEWFAKCPRVRDDLQEMAAFCWWVLGANIVELPSLGDARAIVPSKIGYVGLWQWDAYFIAVGLRHGDPELAREQLDIAFRFPQPDGQLPDVVHELGVLATSDDLPESDRANLRRAGSQIADPSAPVPLTKPPLAAWALRKVLDVEDAPDYARRQLARIVRSQDWWFAGSDLDHDGMPEYGHPYSSGLDDSPIFDGPLPTAAPDLGAYLVRQDREIADLLRRYEPGADVSRFEQRAETSQELLLRMWDPERGRFLAFGGGEPQLSDTVVGLMPLLTGTLPPAVAETLRAAVDDPERFALPWGLPTVAASDPDYSDERMWRGPVWVNTSMLVAEGLEASGYPERARELREQTVALVIHGGGPHEYFNPHTGKKARTATTAFGWSAALFVDLAVTLSR; via the coding sequence ATGATGGCGGATCTCGCCGCCCTCGCCGGGCGTCACCTCGACCTGGTGTCCGCTCCCTTCACGCTCCCGCGCTCGCGCGTGCTCGTGTTCCGCGCCGACGACGGCGAGGGCGTGCGCGTGCACACCTCGGAGTACGAGCGGCGGCTGTCGGAGTGCCGGGTGCTCGATGCGCTGATCGTGATCGGTGCCGGGGGCGAGGTGCTCCCGGTGACCGACGTGCATCCCGCGCGGGTGAGTTTCGGCGGCGGCGCGGTGACCCTGACCTTCGCTGATCCCTCCACACTCAGCCTCGGCGGAGCTCCGGGATCGCGGGTGCGGCTCCGGCGTCCGGACGGCGGCCTCGAGGAGCATCCGCTCGATCGGGGCCTCGGGCTGCACGTCGCCGCTGATCGCACCGTCGCGGTCGTGCACGGCGACCACTCGGCTGCCCTGGCCGCGACCGAGGCGATCTGGACCGAGTGGTTCGCGAAGTGCCCGCGCGTGCGCGACGATCTGCAGGAGATGGCCGCCTTCTGCTGGTGGGTGCTCGGGGCGAACATCGTCGAGCTGCCGTCGCTGGGCGATGCCAGGGCCATCGTGCCGTCGAAGATCGGCTACGTCGGTCTCTGGCAGTGGGATGCGTACTTCATCGCGGTCGGTCTGCGCCACGGCGACCCCGAGCTCGCTCGCGAGCAGCTCGACATCGCCTTCCGGTTCCCGCAGCCCGACGGGCAGCTGCCCGACGTCGTGCACGAGCTCGGGGTGCTGGCGACCAGCGACGATCTGCCCGAGAGCGACCGCGCCAACCTGCGCCGTGCCGGGTCGCAGATCGCCGACCCGAGCGCACCCGTGCCGCTGACGAAGCCTCCGCTCGCCGCCTGGGCGCTGCGCAAGGTGCTCGACGTCGAGGATGCGCCCGACTACGCGCGCCGGCAACTGGCCCGGATCGTCCGCTCGCAGGACTGGTGGTTCGCCGGCAGCGACCTCGACCACGACGGGATGCCGGAGTACGGGCACCCCTACTCCTCCGGCCTCGATGACAGCCCGATCTTCGATGGCCCCCTGCCGACCGCCGCACCCGACCTCGGGGCGTATCTGGTGCGACAGGATCGCGAGATCGCCGACCTCCTGCGCCGGTACGAGCCCGGGGCCGACGTGTCGCGCTTCGAGCAGCGGGCCGAGACCTCACAGGAGCTGCTGCTGCGCATGTGGGATCCCGAGCGGGGACGCTTCCTCGCATTCGGCGGTGGGGAGCCGCAGCTCAGCGACACGGTCGTGGGGCTGATGCCGCTGCTCACGGGCACGTTGCCGCCTGCCGTCGCCGAGACGCTGCGGGCGGCCGTCGACGACCCCGAACGCTTCGCTCTCCCGTGGGGGCTGCCCACGGTCGCGGCCTCCGACCCCGACTACTCGGACGAGCGCATGTGGCGCGGACCGGTCTGGGTGAACACGAGCATGCTCGTCGCCGAGGGGCTGGAGGCATCCGGGTACCCGGAGAGAGCGCGGGAACTGCGGGAGCAGACCGTGGCGCTGGTGATCCACGGCGGGGGCCCGCACGAGTACTTCAATCCGCACACGGGTAAGAAGGCCCGCACGGCCACGACCGCCTTCGGCTGGTCGGCCGCGCTGTTCGTCGACCTCGCCGTGACGCTCTCGCGGTGA
- a CDS encoding carbohydrate ABC transporter permease, translating to MTLQTTPLSDPAAPATDSTVALTAPGYRQRGRGGPGAGRARRRLGSTVLHVLLVVGGISMVFPFIWMLLTSFKTLPQLLKNPLDFLPNPWTVDNYVNAWNAVPFGQAYLNSAYIAVLVVVGTLITASMAGYAFARIRFRGSKVIFIVFLATQMIPAQVTLIPFYLLMSQLGWVDSHLALIVPGMIANPFAVFLMRQFVLALPRELEEAALVDGAGRWRIFWSIVLPNLKPGLAALSIITALSVWNAFLFPLVLLNTPDLFTVPLLLTSFQGQFGSINYGLVMAASAIATVPMLIVFVIGQRKILNSMAASGLGGR from the coding sequence ATGACCCTCCAGACCACACCCCTCAGCGACCCCGCCGCCCCCGCGACCGATTCGACCGTCGCCCTCACCGCTCCCGGATACCGGCAGCGGGGCCGAGGGGGACCAGGGGCCGGACGCGCCCGCCGACGTCTCGGCTCCACCGTGCTGCACGTGCTCCTCGTGGTCGGCGGTATCTCGATGGTGTTCCCGTTCATCTGGATGCTGCTGACGTCGTTCAAGACCCTCCCGCAGCTGTTGAAGAACCCGCTGGATTTCCTGCCGAACCCCTGGACCGTCGACAACTACGTGAACGCGTGGAACGCCGTTCCGTTCGGGCAGGCCTACCTGAACAGTGCGTACATCGCCGTGCTGGTGGTGGTCGGCACCCTGATCACCGCGTCGATGGCCGGGTACGCGTTCGCCCGTATCCGGTTCCGGGGCAGCAAGGTGATCTTCATCGTGTTCCTCGCGACGCAGATGATCCCGGCGCAGGTCACCCTCATCCCCTTCTACCTCCTGATGTCGCAGCTCGGCTGGGTGGATTCGCATCTCGCACTGATCGTGCCCGGGATGATCGCGAACCCCTTCGCCGTATTCCTGATGCGGCAGTTCGTCCTCGCTCTGCCGCGCGAGCTGGAGGAAGCCGCGCTGGTGGACGGCGCCGGGCGCTGGCGCATCTTCTGGAGCATCGTGCTGCCGAACCTGAAGCCCGGCCTCGCCGCGCTCAGCATCATCACCGCCCTCAGCGTCTGGAACGCGTTCCTGTTCCCGTTGGTGCTGTTGAACACGCCGGACCTGTTCACGGTCCCGCTGCTGCTGACCTCGTTCCAGGGGCAGTTCGGCTCCATCAACTACGGGCTCGTGATGGCGGCGTCCGCGATCGCGACCGTACCGATGCTCATCGTGTTCGTGATCGGTCAGCGCAAGATCCTCAACAGCATGGCCGCATCGGGACTCGGGGGCCGATGA
- a CDS encoding carbohydrate ABC transporter permease, with the protein MTTLTENGRMPQATPAASVPPLRREAAWRRRDRAWGYVFVAPQLLGMALFVVLPFAASLVLAFAEWDGLGELTWVGLANFADQLQDPLLARAIINTLLIAIITVPIGLTLAVIVAVALEKLKTRTLYLILFFAPVVTSTVAVAMIWQQMFRADGLLSTTISKVFGITPPDWLQDPKLALLAVCIVTIWSSMGLNVVIFLAGLQNISPSVIEAARIDGAGAVRLFTSIRLPLLSPIVFFSSVIAFISSLQTFDTVYVLVSGGGPDNATRTIVYHIFDLGFGRFEFGLSSAASIILLVLTLVITAIQFGAQKKFVHYEDDPA; encoded by the coding sequence GTGACCACGCTCACCGAGAACGGACGGATGCCGCAGGCCACGCCTGCGGCATCCGTCCCGCCCCTGCGTCGGGAGGCCGCCTGGCGTCGGCGGGATCGGGCCTGGGGCTACGTCTTCGTCGCTCCGCAGCTGCTCGGCATGGCGCTGTTCGTCGTGCTGCCGTTCGCCGCCAGCCTGGTGCTGGCCTTCGCCGAGTGGGACGGCCTGGGCGAGCTCACCTGGGTGGGGCTGGCGAACTTCGCCGATCAGCTGCAGGATCCGCTGCTCGCCCGTGCGATCATCAACACCCTGCTGATCGCGATCATCACCGTGCCGATCGGCCTCACGCTCGCGGTCATCGTCGCCGTCGCACTCGAGAAGCTCAAGACCCGCACGCTCTACCTGATCCTGTTCTTCGCCCCGGTGGTCACCTCGACCGTCGCCGTCGCCATGATCTGGCAGCAGATGTTCCGTGCGGACGGCCTGCTCTCGACCACGATCTCGAAGGTGTTCGGAATCACGCCCCCGGATTGGCTGCAGGATCCCAAGCTCGCGCTCCTCGCCGTCTGCATCGTGACGATCTGGTCGTCGATGGGCCTGAACGTCGTGATCTTCCTGGCCGGGCTGCAGAACATCTCGCCCTCGGTGATCGAAGCCGCCCGCATCGACGGCGCCGGTGCCGTACGGCTGTTCACCAGCATCCGGCTCCCGCTGCTCTCGCCGATCGTGTTCTTCTCCTCGGTGATCGCGTTCATCTCGTCGCTGCAGACCTTCGACACGGTCTACGTGCTGGTCTCCGGCGGCGGACCCGACAACGCGACCCGCACCATCGTCTATCACATCTTCGACCTCGGCTTCGGGCGATTCGAGTTCGGGCTATCCAGTGCGGCCAGCATCATCCTGCTCGTGCTCACCCTCGTCATCACGGCGATCCAGTTCGGTGCGCAGAAGAAGTTCGTCCACTACGAGGATGACCCGGCATGA